Genomic window (Prosthecochloris aestuarii DSM 271):
CAACGGCCAGAAGTTCAGTCTTGTGGCCTGCGGGCTCATCCGTCTCAGCTCTAACCAGTCTATTGCCGATCGGATCAAGATTATCTATGATGAACTTGGTGCCATTATCGCCGAGTATAATCCACAACGTCTTGCTCTTGAAACGGCATATGTCAACCGAAATCCCCAGTCGGCCCTTAAGCTCGGTCAGGTGCGCGGTGCTATTGTCGCCCTGACGATGAACAAGGGACTCGAACTGCATGAGTATGCTCCGAGGGAAGTCAAATATGTGTTAACCGGAAAAGGGAGTGCCGGAAAGGAGCAGGTCTCGTATATGGCAAGGCATTTTCTCAACATTCAGGAACCTATAAAGCCTTACGATGTCACCGATGCACTCGGGATTGCGCTTTGTGATCTTCTGTGCGACGCTAAAGGGGGGTCTCCCAGGCGGGGGTCGGGTTCCAGGAAGTCTGCCCGCGGAGGGTGGGAGGATTTTGTCCGGACAAATCCTGAATTGATTGTCTGAAGCTCTCAGGGGGTCTGCCGGCTGATTGCTACATTTACTTAACGCTTGTGTAATTCTAAAGGAATGACGTGAAAGGTCATATTTTCAATCTTCCGAATTTTCTGAGCCTGTTGAGGGTTCTGCTGATCCCCGTGTTCATATACTATTTTGATCAGGGGGAGATATGGACAGCTATCGGCGTTCTTGTCGTCGCAGTCCTGACTGACTGGTTCGATGGCCAGACAGCCCGATGGACTCATGAGGTTTCCGACATGGGCAAAATTCTCGATCCTCTTGCCGACAAATTGTGCCTGGCTGCTGTGGCGGTGTATTTCATGTATATCGGCGAACTGCCTATCTGGTTTGTTGTCTTTGTCGTGATACGCGATCTGTTGATTTTTCTGGGGGCAGCATATGTGAAGTATCGTCACAAGGTTATCACGACATCGCTCTGGCCCGGCAAATGGGCGGTTGGCTTTGTTTCCATGATGTTTTTTGCCATGGTCTGGCCTCATCCGGTTTTTGACCGCTATCCCGTACAGGAGTTTTTTATGTATCTCTCGGTGTTCATGCTGTTGCTTTCCTTTATGCAGTACTGCGTGAGGTTTTACAGAATTCAGCGGGGCATGGAATACAAGGTCTGAAAAAAAGCCGGTCTCTCTTTCACTGAGAGACCGGCTTGCAAGGTTGTCAATGTAGCCTGATGGCTATTTTTCTTTCTTGACGACGGTTGCCATCAGCGACGCTTCACAGACCAGTTCACCACGAACATAGGCTTTTCCATCAAACTGGCAGACGCTGCGGCGCCTGCTTTTCATGACAGCTTCGATAACCAGCGTGTCTCCCGGGACAACCGGCTTGCGGAATCGTGCTTTGTCGATCCCCATGAAGTAGACCTGCATATCGTTGATGTTGTCGTTGCCGTTGAGCATCATGATCCCGCCTGTCTGAGCCATCGCTTCGATAATCAGTACTCCGGGCATGATCGGGTTTCCGGGAAAGTGACCCTGGAAGAACTCTTCGTTCATCGTCACATTTTTGATCGAGACGATCTTTTCGTCGAGTTTGAATTCGACGATCTTGTCGATCAGGAGGAACGGATAGCGGTGGGGAAGGATGTTCTGGATAGCATTGATGTCGAAAATGACCCCGGCTTTTTTCTCGTGCTGATACTGTCTGGCAAGGGCATTGCGGTCAGCATATTTTTTCAGCAGTTTGACAAACTCGACGTTCGATGCATGGCCCGGACGGGCTGCAAGGATCTGGGCTTTGATCGGCATGCCGAGCAGGGCCAGATCACCCAGGAGATCGAGGAGCTTGTGACGGGCAGGTTCGTTCGTGAAACGCAATTCGCGATTGTTGAGTATGCCGTTGTCTCCAAGAATAAGCCCTGAAGGATCGATTCCGATTTTTTCGGCAAGAGCATCAAGTTCTTCGGATGAAAGAGTCTTGTCGACAATGACGACAGCGTTATCAATATCGCCGCCTTTAATGATGCCAAGGTTTGCCAGCGCTTCGACTTCGCTCAGAAAGCAGAAGGTACGGCAAGGCGCAAAGTCTTTGAGAAACTCATTGTCAAGATCAAAAAGGCCGGAGTGCTGCGAGCCGAGAGCTGGGTTTTTATAGTCAACCATGACCGTTGTCCTGAACCCGTCGAGGGGCAGGCCTACGATGTCAACACCGTTATCCTGATCATGATATTCGATGCTTTCATCGATCACAAGATAGTTTTTCGGTTCTTCCTGTTCATGGAACCCGGCTTCAAGCAGGGCTTCGGCAAATTGCTGTGAGCTTCCGTCCATAACCGGAGGTTCAGGTCCGTTCATTTCAATACGGCAGTTGTCGATCTGCAAGCCGTAGAGAGCGGCAAGAACATGTTCCGTTGTATGTACCTTGACGCCATTGCATTCAATGGTTGTGCCTCTGCAGACATCGACGACGTTATCAATCAGTGCCGGGATTTCAGGACAATCTTCAACATCGGTTCGGATAAAACGGTAGCCGTAATTATCAGGGGCCGGTTTGAACGTAATCATGCATTCCTTTCCGGTATGCAATCCTCTGCCCCAGAGAGAGACTTCATTTTTCAGTGTTCGTTGGTGAATGAGCATGGTGTATCGGTTGTTATTCCCGCCTGCGGCAGGACAATGAGTAAATCGGCCAATAGAAACTTTTAAGATAATAAAGGGCGCAACCCTTTCAAATTCCTCGACCCCGCATCGTCTGAACGGGTTGGACTTCCTTCAGATATCAGAAGTGCTTTTGCGCTTTTGCGGCGATCATTGCATGAGTTTCAGGGTTTCCTGCGATAATGCTGTGGTGGGCAAAAACGTCGGGATTGCCGTCGAAGCCTGTGACAATACCGCCCGCCTCTCTGACAAGCAGAACGCCTGCAGCGTAGTCCCAGGGATAGAGCTTGTATTCCCAGAATGCATCGAAACGGCCGCATGCCGTGTAGGCAAGGTCGATAGCGGCAGATCCTGCCCTGCGGATTCCTGCTGAATCATGGATCACATCCTTGAGCATGGAGACATAGGATTCAAGGTAGTGGTATTCCTTGAACGGTATTCCTGTTGCAATCAGAAGCTGCCGGGTATCCTGCCGGTCCGATATCCGTACCGGTTTTCCGTTCAGTTTCGTTCCTTTTCCTTTTTCGGCAGTGAAGAGTTCATCGAGTACAGGCTGGTAGACGACTGCGACCAGCAATTCATTGTTACTGTCAGAGAGGGCTATGCTGACGCAGAAAACCGGGAACGAGTGGATGAAATTGAGGGTGCCGTCCAGTGGATCGACGATCCATTTCCTGCCGGAAGTGCCGTTGGCACTGCTTCCTTCCTCACACAACAGGCTGTCTTCCGGAAATGCGGCTGTCAGGATTTCGGCAATGCGTTTTTCGCTTTCCTTATCAGCGCCGGTCACGAAATCCTTGAACTCCTTGGGATGGATATCCTGTTCGGACAATTCTCCGAATTTCGCGAGAATGATCGATCCTGCCTCTCTTGCGGCCTGAATTGCTTTTTCAAGCTCTCTCTTCATGATTGAGGGGTTAAGCGGTTGAGCAGATATGATTTGACGGGGATCAATATACGGTTCAGAACTTCCAATAGCGAATTGGCAGAGCGTTGCAGAGTATTTAGTCGTGACAGGGAAACTAACAGTCTTTATAAGCACTTTTAACTATAAATACGTGCTTCTTTTAACGAAACAATGGAGTTATGAAAGGAAAAGCAGGAATGCTTGTCGCTTGCCTCGTGCTTTGCATGGCGTTTGCGTTTGGCGGCAGTCTCTTTACACCGGTCGAGGGATCTGCATGGTATTATGAGATCTTGAACAGGCCCGACTGGAATCCTCCGGACTGGCTTTTTCCGCCCGTATGGACAGTTCTGTTTCTGATGATGGGTGTTTCACTCTGGCTCGTTGTGCGTGATGGTTTTGACCGGCCGGGCGTCAAGCTTGCCTCTGCACTGTTCGGTGTGCAGCTCCTGCTGAACCTTGGGTGGTCGGCTGCATTTTTCGGCCTGCAGTCCCCGATGCTGGGTTTTATCGAGATTCTTATTCTCTGGCTGGCAATTGTGATGACCATTGTGCGCTTTACGGCCATATCACGGCCGGCGGCACTGCTTCTTGTGCCGTATCTTCTCTGGGTCAGTTTTGCATCGTATCTCAATTTTACGATATGGCAGCTTAACCCGTAGGCATCCTGATATGGCGGTACGCTTTAGTGTTTCTGCTCTCGTGCTCATAATGCTGGTGTTGTCTTTTCCCGCTGTTATAGCGGCTGAGGATGCAGCGCTTGTCTATCATGGAAATATCAAAAGCAGGATTTTTCATCGTCCCGGCTGCAGGTATTATGACTGTGCTGCCTGCACCCGGGAGTTTAGCTCACGACAGAAGGCTATTGATGCCGGCTTCAAACCGTGCGGTATCTGTAAGCCGTGACTCCTGACTGTGTTGGCGTTGCATGGTAGTCAGCGAAGCGCCTCAAGGTTTTTTATGGCTATCGAGCCAGCGCTTTTCAGGCGTTGCTGAATATCCTGGCGATCGATATTTCCCGCTCCTATGGTGATATAGTATTCGTCTTTCAGGATGTAGAGACCTCCTGTTGCAATAAAGGCTTCGTCTCCTATTCCCTCAATGTCGGTTCTCGAGTCGCTCATTGCCTTCTGTATGGAATGGAAAAGTTCCGATGGAGCGAGTCCGCCAGGCGGCATGAATGACTGCTGGGTCAGTGTGACCTGCAGAAAGCCCCAGGAATCGGTGTTGACAGGATTGTACAGACACAGCTTCATCCCGACAACCTCCTGTTGGCTCTTTTCCGCATCCATAACCGGTTCGCCGAGGAGCGTTTCTGCTTCAGATTTTGAAATCAGTCCGCAGGCTTCAAGAACAGCTGCTTTGAGGGTTGTTGATGCAGATTCTTTCTTTGACTCCATTGAGCCTGAATTATTGCAGCCCGACAGCATGAGCGTCGGTGCAAGAAGCATGATTGCAAGGCCTACAAGATATCGCATGGATACACCTCCTGTTGTTCTATCGAAAAGTTCTTTACAGCAAAATATACATAAAGAAGCCGTCCCGGTCATCATCGACCGGGACGGCTTCTTTATAAGTATGCATTGAAGCGGAAGAACGGCTTCTTAATCTTCGTCTTCCTGTCCGCGCAACTGTTCGAGCACGCCGAAATCTTCAAGCGTGGTAACATCGCCCTTGATCTCTTTGCTTGAGGCCAGTTCGCGCAGAAGTCGGCGCATGATTTTGCCGCTTCTGGTTTTGGGAAGGCCCTGGGCCCATCTGATTTCGTCGGGTTTGGCTATCGGGCCGATCTCTTTGGAAACATGGGCTCTCAACTCCTCGCGAAGTTTCATGTCGCCCTGATATTCATCCTTGAGCGTGACGAATGCGATCAGAGCGTTGCCCTTGATCTCATCCGGACGGCTGACGACAGCTGCTTCGGCGACAGATTCGTGGGCAACGAGAGCGCTTTCTACTTCGCTGGTGCCAAGACGGTGTCCGGAGACGTTGACAACATCGTCGACGCGTCCCATGATCCAGATATAGCCATCTTCGTCTTTGCGGGCGCCATCACCGGTGAAATACATATCCTTGAATTCAGACCAGTAGGTCTCTTCATAGCGTTTATTGTCACCGTAAATCGTGCGAAGCATCGATGGCCATGGTTTCTTGATGACCAGGTAGCCGCCTTCGTTGGCGTTACAGGGCGTGCCATCCTTACGAACGACATCGACCAGGATACCGGGAAGCGGACGGGTTGCCGTGCCCGGTTTTGTCGGGGTCGCTCCAGGAAGGGGCGAGACCAGGATGCCTCCGGTTTCTGTCTGCCACCAGGTGTCGACGATCGGACACTTTTCTTTGCCTACAACGGAGTGGTACCACATCCATGCTTTCGGATTGATCGGTTCACCAACGGTGCCGAGAAGTCTGAGCGTGCTGAGGTCGTGTTTGTTGACCCACTCGTCACCTGCGCGGATAAACGCCCGTATCGCCGTCGGAGCAGTATAGAGAATGGTGATTTTGTGGCGGTTGATAATATCCCAGAAGCGGTCCCACTGCGGGTAGTTCGGTGCGCCTTCATACATCATCAGGGTTGCACCGTTGAGCAGCGGACCGTAAACCAGATAGCTGTGACCGGTAATCCAGCCCACATCGGCAGTACACCAGTAAATGTCTTCGTCCTTGATGTCGAAGACATACCTGAACGAGCTGGCTGCATGAACCATATAACCGCCCGTTGTATGGAGAATTCCTTTCGGTTTTCCAGTCGATCCGCTGGTATAGAGAATGAAGAGCGGATGCTCTGCATCGACGAACTCGGGATCGTTATGATCGAGGGCCAGCCCCATGAGGTCATGCCACCAGTGGTCCATACCGTCATGCATGGTAACCTCTTCATTGGTGACTTTCAGGACAATGACGCTACGGACCGAGGGAGTGTTGACAATTGCATCGTCAACGATGTCTTTCAGATTGATCGTATTGCCGCGTCGGCGGGTTCCGTCGGAGCAGATGATCAGTTTTGCTTTTGAGTCGTTGACCCTTTCGGTAATGGCGTGGGCGGAGAACCCTGCGAAAATGACATTGTGGACAGCTCCGACACGGGCGCATGCAAGAACGGCGACCACCAGTTCAGGCACCATCCCCATATAAATGGCTACTCTGTCACCAGGCTTGATGCCCGCAATTTTCAGGACGTTGGCGAACTTGCTGACCTGTCTGTGGAGTTCGCCGTAGGTGAGAACCCGCTGTTCACCCTCTTCACCTTCCCAGATAATGGCGGCCTTGTTTTTTCTCCAGCTGTTGACATGACGGTCAACGGCATTGTAGCAGATGTTTGTTGTTGCGCCGGGGAACCACTTGGCATAGGGAGAATTCCATTCGAGTACCGAATCCCATTTTTTTTCCCAATGGAACTCCTCAGCTACGCCTGCCCAGTAAGCTTCAGGATCTTTCTCTGCTTGGCTATAGAGCTGTTCATACTGCTCCATTGAGGATATATGAGCGTTTTCTGAGAACTCGGACGGGGGAGGAAACTTGCGTTTTTCAGACAGGACGGAACTGATCGATTCGTTTTCGGGGGATTCTTGCGGATGTGATGTGTTTTTGTCCGTAGCCATTGATACGTGGTTTTAGGTTTACAAAAAGGGTTTACAGCCCTTAACAGGTATATAATGCCTTCTTCACGAGTGAATCATTGAAGCGCCTTCAAGCTGGACAGTGTAAACAGGAAAAACATGGATTGCCGGATCTGTACCGGCATCAAAATGTGATCGTGCTGATATGGTCTTGACAAGTGTCTTAATTGGAAATTATACAAAAAAAAGGGATGAGTAAGCAAATTGAAGTGTATCTGGTCGGGGAATATTTTTTTTGACAATGCGCGAGTCGGGATAAAATCAGAGCAAATCCCCCTTTTTCAAGGGGGATTGCGGAAGATCTGGGGGATCGTTCAGAGCGGTTTGACTGCGAAGTTGACCAGTTTTCCGGGAACGGCAATTTCTTTTATTATTGTCATTCCCTCAAGGAATTTCTTCACACTTTCAATCTCTCTGGCCCCGGCGATCATGGCCTCTTTCGATAAACCTGCAGGAGCCAGGAAGGTTCCTCTGAGCTTGCCGTTGACCTGAACGGCTATGGTGAGCTCATTGTCTTCAGCCAGAGCCGGATCAAAAACAGGGAACGGCGCCCTGGCGATCGGCTCGTTGTTGCCGGCAGCCTGCCAGAGTTCTTCGCAGATATGCGGTGCATAGGGAGCAAGGAGAAGCAGCAGGGTTTCCAGGGCCTTGCGGTTTCTGCATCCGGCTTTGTGCAGTTCGTTGACAAAAACCATCATTTCGGCAATGGCGGTATTGAACTTGAGATGTTCGGTATCCTCGGTGACTTTCTTGATGGTTTTATGCATCCTGCGTGTCAACGCGTCGTCGAGAGGCGTATCGGTCAGCATGGCTGGACCCTCCTGCTCAGGGTAGACAATCCGCCAAACTCTCGACAGAAAACGGCTGATGCCTTCAATTCCGTTGGTGTTCCAGGGTTTGACCTGTTCCAGAGGGCCGAGGAACATTTCGTAGAGACGCACAGCGTCGGCTCCATAGCTTTGCATGACATGATCGGCAGGGATAACGTTTCCTCGCGATTTCGACATCTTTTCATTGTCTTCGCCGAGAATCATTCCCTGATTGAAGAGTTTCTGGAACGGCTCTTTTGTCGATACAACGCCAAGATCGTAGAGCACTTTGTGCCAGAAACGCGCATAGAGAAGGTGAAGGACAGCATGTTCAGCTCCTCCGATATAGAGGTCAACATTCATCCAGTAGCGTTCTTTGTCCGGGTCGACCAGTTGCTGCTGGTTTGAGGGATCGATAAAGCGCAGATAGTACCAGCAGCTGCCAGCCCATTGCGGCATGGTATTTGTTTCTCTCCTGAACGCACCGTGTTCGTCCTGCCCGAAGAGCCAGTCCTCGATGTTTGCCAGAGGGGATTCTCCCGTGGTTGATGGGTGATAGGCTTCAACCTCCGGGAGGGTGAGCGGAAGATCGGTTTCAGGGCGCAGGGAACCGTCATCATAATGTTTGACGGGAATCGGTTCTCCCCAGTAACGCTGGCGACTGAAAATCCAGTCGCGGAGTTTATAGTTGATTTTTCTTCTGCCTTTTCCACTCGATTCGATCCAGTCGGCCATGCGTTTGAAGGCGCTTGTAAAGTCGAGACCGTCCAGGCTTATCTCGTTGTTCGACGAGTTGACACAGATACTCTCTTTGCCTTCGAATACCTCATCCTGAACATCGTGGGGACTTTGAATGACTTCGATGATCGGCAGCCCGAATTTTTTTGCAAATTCCCAGTCACGGCTGTCGTGCGCCGGGACCGACATGATTGCGCCGGTGCCGTAGGAGGTCAGTACAAAATCGGAAACCCAGACCGGCAGGGCCTCACCGTTTGCGGGGTTGATGGCATAGGAGCCGGTGAAGACTCCGGTTTTTTCTTTCTGCAGTCCGGTGCGTTCAAGCTCGGTTTTCAGCTTT
Coding sequences:
- the ruvC gene encoding crossover junction endodeoxyribonuclease RuvC, which codes for MIVLGVDPGSVHTGYGVVLCNGQKFSLVACGLIRLSSNQSIADRIKIIYDELGAIIAEYNPQRLALETAYVNRNPQSALKLGQVRGAIVALTMNKGLELHEYAPREVKYVLTGKGSAGKEQVSYMARHFLNIQEPIKPYDVTDALGIALCDLLCDAKGGSPRRGSGSRKSARGGWEDFVRTNPELIV
- a CDS encoding CDP-alcohol phosphatidyltransferase family protein, coding for MKGHIFNLPNFLSLLRVLLIPVFIYYFDQGEIWTAIGVLVVAVLTDWFDGQTARWTHEVSDMGKILDPLADKLCLAAVAVYFMYIGELPIWFVVFVVIRDLLIFLGAAYVKYRHKVITTSLWPGKWAVGFVSMMFFAMVWPHPVFDRYPVQEFFMYLSVFMLLLSFMQYCVRFYRIQRGMEYKV
- a CDS encoding bifunctional UDP-3-O-[3-hydroxymyristoyl] N-acetylglucosamine deacetylase/3-hydroxyacyl-ACP dehydratase, whose product is MLIHQRTLKNEVSLWGRGLHTGKECMITFKPAPDNYGYRFIRTDVEDCPEIPALIDNVVDVCRGTTIECNGVKVHTTEHVLAALYGLQIDNCRIEMNGPEPPVMDGSSQQFAEALLEAGFHEQEEPKNYLVIDESIEYHDQDNGVDIVGLPLDGFRTTVMVDYKNPALGSQHSGLFDLDNEFLKDFAPCRTFCFLSEVEALANLGIIKGGDIDNAVVIVDKTLSSEELDALAEKIGIDPSGLILGDNGILNNRELRFTNEPARHKLLDLLGDLALLGMPIKAQILAARPGHASNVEFVKLLKKYADRNALARQYQHEKKAGVIFDINAIQNILPHRYPFLLIDKIVEFKLDEKIVSIKNVTMNEEFFQGHFPGNPIMPGVLIIEAMAQTGGIMMLNGNDNINDMQVYFMGIDKARFRKPVVPGDTLVIEAVMKSRRRSVCQFDGKAYVRGELVCEASLMATVVKKEK
- a CDS encoding inositol monophosphatase family protein — its product is MKRELEKAIQAAREAGSIILAKFGELSEQDIHPKEFKDFVTGADKESEKRIAEILTAAFPEDSLLCEEGSSANGTSGRKWIVDPLDGTLNFIHSFPVFCVSIALSDSNNELLVAVVYQPVLDELFTAEKGKGTKLNGKPVRISDRQDTRQLLIATGIPFKEYHYLESYVSMLKDVIHDSAGIRRAGSAAIDLAYTACGRFDAFWEYKLYPWDYAAGVLLVREAGGIVTGFDGNPDVFAHHSIIAGNPETHAMIAAKAQKHF
- a CDS encoding TspO/MBR family protein translates to MKGKAGMLVACLVLCMAFAFGGSLFTPVEGSAWYYEILNRPDWNPPDWLFPPVWTVLFLMMGVSLWLVVRDGFDRPGVKLASALFGVQLLLNLGWSAAFFGLQSPMLGFIEILILWLAIVMTIVRFTAISRPAALLLVPYLLWVSFASYLNFTIWQLNP
- a CDS encoding Ada metal-binding domain-containing protein — encoded protein: MAVRFSVSALVLIMLVLSFPAVIAAEDAALVYHGNIKSRIFHRPGCRYYDCAACTREFSSRQKAIDAGFKPCGICKP
- the acs gene encoding acetate--CoA ligase, with amino-acid sequence MATDKNTSHPQESPENESISSVLSEKRKFPPPSEFSENAHISSMEQYEQLYSQAEKDPEAYWAGVAEEFHWEKKWDSVLEWNSPYAKWFPGATTNICYNAVDRHVNSWRKNKAAIIWEGEEGEQRVLTYGELHRQVSKFANVLKIAGIKPGDRVAIYMGMVPELVVAVLACARVGAVHNVIFAGFSAHAITERVNDSKAKLIICSDGTRRRGNTINLKDIVDDAIVNTPSVRSVIVLKVTNEEVTMHDGMDHWWHDLMGLALDHNDPEFVDAEHPLFILYTSGSTGKPKGILHTTGGYMVHAASSFRYVFDIKDEDIYWCTADVGWITGHSYLVYGPLLNGATLMMYEGAPNYPQWDRFWDIINRHKITILYTAPTAIRAFIRAGDEWVNKHDLSTLRLLGTVGEPINPKAWMWYHSVVGKEKCPIVDTWWQTETGGILVSPLPGATPTKPGTATRPLPGILVDVVRKDGTPCNANEGGYLVIKKPWPSMLRTIYGDNKRYEETYWSEFKDMYFTGDGARKDEDGYIWIMGRVDDVVNVSGHRLGTSEVESALVAHESVAEAAVVSRPDEIKGNALIAFVTLKDEYQGDMKLREELRAHVSKEIGPIAKPDEIRWAQGLPKTRSGKIMRRLLRELASSKEIKGDVTTLEDFGVLEQLRGQEDED
- the leuS gene encoding leucine--tRNA ligase, which translates into the protein MRYEFSTIEQKWQKYWADNQTFLTDDNPDKPKYYVLDMFPYPSGTGLHVGHLEGYTATDIIARYKRSRGFNVLHPMGWDAFGLPAEQFAIKTGTHPTTTTQKNVSSFRQTLQNMGFSYDWSREINTTDPNYFRWTQWIFLQLLDKGLAYMSEVDVNWCEDLRVVLANEEVDEKIAAGHTVVRKPLRQWVLKITAYAERLLGDLDELDWPENVKQMQRNWIGRSEGVEIDFELPCHRQKLTVYTTRPDTLFGASYLVISPEHPLAEKLATAPQLVELKNYIREAKLKTELERTGLQKEKTGVFTGSYAINPANGEALPVWVSDFVLTSYGTGAIMSVPAHDSRDWEFAKKFGLPIIEVIQSPHDVQDEVFEGKESICVNSSNNEISLDGLDFTSAFKRMADWIESSGKGRRKINYKLRDWIFSRQRYWGEPIPVKHYDDGSLRPETDLPLTLPEVEAYHPSTTGESPLANIEDWLFGQDEHGAFRRETNTMPQWAGSCWYYLRFIDPSNQQQLVDPDKERYWMNVDLYIGGAEHAVLHLLYARFWHKVLYDLGVVSTKEPFQKLFNQGMILGEDNEKMSKSRGNVIPADHVMQSYGADAVRLYEMFLGPLEQVKPWNTNGIEGISRFLSRVWRIVYPEQEGPAMLTDTPLDDALTRRMHKTIKKVTEDTEHLKFNTAIAEMMVFVNELHKAGCRNRKALETLLLLLAPYAPHICEELWQAAGNNEPIARAPFPVFDPALAEDNELTIAVQVNGKLRGTFLAPAGLSKEAMIAGAREIESVKKFLEGMTIIKEIAVPGKLVNFAVKPL